A segment of the Promicromonospora sukumoe genome:
CGACGGAGCGGGCGGCTCGGTGCGGCAGGCCATGGACGGCGAGGAGGCGCTCGCCTTCGCCCGTGAGCGGCACGCGCTGGCCAACGGCGACTTCGGCCGTGTGCAGCGCCAGCAGGCCTGGATGCGCGCCATCGTCGCCAAGGCCAACAACAACCGGAGCGACCCCCTGAAGATGGCGGGCTTCCTGCAGGCCGTCACCAGCTCCGTGGCCGTCGACGAGGACTTCACCTTCGACCGCATGCAGGAGCTGTTCCAGAGCGCGGGGGACATCTCCACGAACGACATCACGTTCATGACCGCCCCCTACTCGGGCACCGGGCGCAGCGCCGACGGCCAGTCCATCGTCGTGCTCGACCGCACGAAGTTCGACCCGCTGATGGCGGCCGTCGCCGCCGACGAGCTGCCGGAGTTCCTGGCGGCCAACCCGGACGGCATGGACGTGCTGCCCGCCGTCGTGCAGTAACGCCGTCGCGCAGTAGCGCCGTCGGGCACCAGGAGCGCCGTAGAACGACGGGCCGCCGTCCCCCTGGGGGGACGGCGGCCCGTTCGGCGTTACCGGCGGGTCAGAGGCCCAGGACCGACCGGAGGTCCGCCTGCACGAGGGCGAGGCGCTTGCGCGCGGCCACCCGGGCCGCGGACAGCTCCTCGGCCGACGCCGCCGGGTCCACCGGCGCCACGACCTCGATGTAGCACTTGATCTTGGGCTCCGTGCCGCTGGGCCGCACGATCACACGGGTGTCCTCCGCGGTGAGCAGCACGACGCCGTCCGTCGGCGGCAGGCCGTTCAGGCCCTCGGCGAGGTCGCGCACGGAGTTCACGGGCGAGTCCGCCAGGGCCGACGGCGGCGCGTTGCGCAGCCACGTCATGGTCGTCTCGATCCGGGCGAGGTCCTCGAACCGCGCCGACACCTGCCCCGTGACGTGCAGGCCGCAGGCCCGTGCGATGTCGTCGAGGCGGTCCAGGAGCGTGCGGCCCTCGGCCGCGAGCCGGTCGGCGAGCTGCGCGACGGCGACCGCCGCCGACAGGCCGTCCTTGTCCCGCACGTGCGCGGGGTCCACGCAGTAGCCCAGCGCCTCTTCGTAGCCGAAGATCAGGCCGGGCGCCCGGGAGATCCACTTGAAGCCCGTGAGCGTCGTGGCGTGCTCCAGCCCGTGCGCGCCGGCGATGGCGGCCAGCGCCCGCGACGACACGATCGAGCAGGCCAGCGTGCCGCCCGTAGCGGCCTCGACAGCCCGCTGGGCGGCCTCCCAGCCCAGCAGCATGCCGACCTCGTCGCCGTGCAGCATGCGCCAGCCCTGCGAGCCGGCCGTCTCCGCGCCCTGGTACGTCCCGTACTGCGGGTCGAACACGGCGACGGCACAGCGGTCGGCGTCCGGGTCGTTCGCGATGACCAGGTTCGCGTGCGCGTCCTGCGCCAGGGCGAGCGCCATGTCGATGGCGCCCGGCTCCTCGGGGTTGGGGAAGGCGACCGTCGGGAAGTCCGGGTCGGGCTCGACCTGCTCCTCGACCGGGACGACGTCGGTGAAGCCCGCCTCCGCCAGCACGCGGGCGATCGCGGTGCCGCCCACCCCGTGCAGCGAGGTGGTGACGATGCGCAGCCCGGTGCGCGGCGCGCCGTCGTGCAGCGTGGCCACGGCCCGGTGGTACTCGTCGGTGATCTCGGGGCCCAGGAGGGTCCAGCCGGACCCGGCACGGGGTACGTCGTTGGCGGCGCCCACCCGGGCGATCTCGCCCGCGAT
Coding sequences within it:
- a CDS encoding phospho-sugar mutase, whose translation is MAADVDDYDVADLRDLVARTTDENMGHLALAELADRFSGTLQFGTAGLRGAMAAGPNRMNRAVVIAAAAGLAAFLQAEAAGVRPRVVVGYDARYRSADFAQDTAAVLVAAGAEVLLMPAPGPTPVLAFAVRHLSADAGVMVTASHNPAADNGYKVYLGGRVVTGAGQGAQIVPPYDARIAGEIARVGAANDVPRAGSGWTLLGPEITDEYHRAVATLHDGAPRTGLRIVTTSLHGVGGTAIARVLAEAGFTDVVPVEEQVEPDPDFPTVAFPNPEEPGAIDMALALAQDAHANLVIANDPDADRCAVAVFDPQYGTYQGAETAGSQGWRMLHGDEVGMLLGWEAAQRAVEAATGGTLACSIVSSRALAAIAGAHGLEHATTLTGFKWISRAPGLIFGYEEALGYCVDPAHVRDKDGLSAAVAVAQLADRLAAEGRTLLDRLDDIARACGLHVTGQVSARFEDLARIETTMTWLRNAPPSALADSPVNSVRDLAEGLNGLPPTDGVVLLTAEDTRVIVRPSGTEPKIKCYIEVVAPVDPAASAEELSAARVAARKRLALVQADLRSVLGL